A genomic stretch from Desulfolutivibrio sulfodismutans DSM 3696 includes:
- a CDS encoding ABC transporter ATP-binding protein: protein MNSATRNGSQGDLVIEISDLTKDYKNGDETIRVLKSVNLHVRRGEMVAVMGPSGSGKSTLLFVLGLFLPPTTGTYLVSGRDVLSLPRDEQAIFRREMMGFVFQSCDLLENSTVYENLELPLVYAGVKRRERPDRIRDALSRVNLEHRIHQPSNRLSGGERQRVSIARSLVNEPEFILADEPTGQLDRENSLRVLDYFNKITAGSNMAMVVVTHDTTTAEHCNRTCVLTDGVLNG, encoded by the coding sequence ATGAATAGCGCCACCAGAAACGGAAGCCAGGGCGACCTGGTCATTGAAATTTCGGATCTCACCAAAGATTATAAAAACGGCGACGAGACGATCCGGGTTCTCAAAAGCGTCAATCTGCATGTGCGGCGCGGCGAGATGGTGGCGGTCATGGGCCCCTCGGGTTCGGGAAAGTCCACGCTGTTGTTTGTTTTGGGGCTGTTTTTGCCGCCGACGACAGGCACCTACCTGGTTTCGGGCCGGGACGTGCTGTCCCTGCCCCGGGACGAACAGGCCATCTTTCGTCGAGAGATGATGGGATTTGTCTTTCAAAGCTGCGATTTGCTGGAAAATTCGACGGTATATGAAAACCTGGAACTGCCGTTGGTCTATGCCGGGGTAAAGCGCAGGGAGCGCCCGGACCGGATCCGCGACGCCCTTTCCAGGGTCAACCTCGAACATCGCATCCATCAGCCGTCCAACCGGCTGTCTGGCGGCGAACGGCAACGCGTGTCCATTGCCCGGTCCCTGGTCAACGAGCCCGAGTTCATCCTGGCCGATGAGCCCACCGGCCAGCTTGACCGTGAAAACAGCCTGCGCGTATTGGATTATTTTAATAAGATCACGGCAGGCTCGAACATGGCCATGGTTGTGGTCACGCACGACACCACCACCGCCGAGCATTGCAACAGAACCTGTGTGCTGACGGACGGTGTTCTGAACGGTTAA
- a CDS encoding ABC transporter permease: MRDIMRVSIREVLRKRRRYIGVIAAIALGTAGFITIVTMGRDLKTNFNNDLDMLGGATIINPYFEQDGVERLEWFRDRTLASLAKIPGVLDVTGVLTKPRAITTFQDRIFGFNLVGVDASYWRVFSFNAAAGRLFDAADVAEGARVCVVGTLLARTIFGGDQEALGQILAIDDNLYRVVGVLGGVRAGDRGQFIFLPITTARARVVDISHPYSVYMRCATWDDVAPVAAAVKNVVEANQTTKGLRVNVAWEPLKQVQRIFWWVSLFIYSSIVATLILGGLGIWNIMMAAVVSRTREIGLKKAMGALDNDIFFQFLFESLCVTMTASILGIGLGRLGVEYMSHMLGSRPPEGLFMVCLLAGLTFALVIGVGAGMYPSIRASRMQVVEAMRYE; the protein is encoded by the coding sequence ATGCGCGACATCATGCGGGTCAGCATCCGTGAGGTGTTGCGCAAAAGGCGGCGCTATATCGGGGTTATTGCGGCCATCGCCCTGGGCACGGCGGGATTCATCACCATCGTGACCATGGGGCGCGACCTCAAAACCAATTTCAACAACGACCTGGACATGCTCGGCGGGGCCACCATCATCAATCCCTATTTCGAGCAGGACGGCGTGGAACGCCTGGAATGGTTCCGCGACCGCACCCTGGCCTCCCTGGCCAAAATCCCCGGGGTGCTGGACGTCACCGGCGTCCTGACCAAACCCCGGGCCATCACCACCTTCCAAGATCGCATCTTCGGATTCAACCTGGTGGGCGTGGACGCCTCCTACTGGCGGGTGTTCTCCTTCAACGCCGCCGCCGGACGTCTTTTCGACGCCGCCGACGTAGCCGAGGGCGCCCGGGTGTGCGTGGTGGGGACGCTCCTGGCCCGAACCATCTTCGGCGGCGACCAGGAGGCCCTGGGGCAGATCCTGGCCATCGACGACAATCTGTACCGGGTGGTGGGCGTGCTCGGCGGCGTGCGGGCCGGAGACCGGGGGCAGTTCATCTTTTTGCCCATCACCACGGCCCGGGCCCGGGTGGTGGACATCTCCCACCCCTACAGCGTGTATATGCGATGCGCCACATGGGACGATGTGGCCCCGGTGGCCGCCGCCGTAAAAAACGTGGTGGAGGCCAACCAGACGACCAAGGGACTGCGGGTCAACGTGGCCTGGGAGCCGCTCAAACAGGTGCAGCGCATTTTTTGGTGGGTTTCGCTTTTCATTTATTCATCCATCGTGGCCACGCTGATTCTGGGAGGGCTTGGCATCTGGAACATCATGATGGCCGCCGTGGTCAGCCGGACCAGGGAGATCGGACTGAAAAAGGCCATGGGCGCCCTGGATAACGACATCTTTTTCCAGTTCCTTTTCGAATCCCTTTGCGTTACCATGACGGCGTCCATTCTGGGAATCGGCCTGGGACGGTTGGGCGTGGAATACATGAGCCACATGCTCGGGTCGCGTCCTCCGGAAGGTCTGTTCATGGTCTGCCTACTGGCCGGGCTGACGTTCGCCCTGGTCATCGGCGTGGGGGCGGGGATGTATCCCTCCATTCGGGCCAGCCGGATGCAGGTCGTGGAAGCCATGCGGTATGAATAG
- a CDS encoding HlyD family secretion protein: protein MRIAALAFALSAILLGAAATSWSAPGQPTAKEAPPTGVLRPAEVQFTGKLYTPIKFNVPLPFPAFIQNIGVQIGQQVKKDQELARYELRQEVYMDEKNKLSATTIKELEYRLAQVEVDLDKLTAKHRELEVMTKRNMASQQSISQNEKEIEAARKEKTSIQEQLNLARDVYSDRLILAKERFGRDAGAGNVPKVGFLRSPLDGYVLWINSEARNGAHLDRETSVFQVGSLDPMIIRAQVHEIEVSKIVEGDAATVVFDAIPGREFAATVSRIPWTPLPANLQQPSYYEIELTIPNPDHSLREGLKGQVTVVPSK from the coding sequence ATGCGCATCGCCGCACTGGCCTTTGCCCTGTCCGCCATCCTGCTCGGGGCTGCCGCGACGTCCTGGTCCGCGCCCGGCCAGCCCACGGCCAAGGAAGCCCCCCCCACTGGCGTGCTGCGCCCGGCGGAGGTCCAGTTCACGGGCAAGTTGTACACCCCGATCAAGTTCAACGTCCCCCTGCCCTTTCCGGCCTTCATCCAGAACATCGGCGTCCAGATCGGCCAACAGGTCAAAAAAGACCAGGAACTGGCCCGTTACGAACTGCGCCAGGAAGTCTACATGGATGAAAAAAACAAGCTCAGCGCCACGACCATCAAGGAGCTCGAATACCGCCTGGCCCAGGTGGAGGTGGACCTGGACAAGCTCACGGCCAAGCACCGTGAGCTTGAGGTCATGACCAAGCGCAACATGGCCTCCCAGCAGAGCATCTCCCAGAATGAAAAGGAGATCGAGGCGGCGCGCAAGGAAAAGACCTCCATTCAGGAACAGCTCAATCTGGCCCGCGACGTCTATTCCGACCGGCTTATCCTGGCCAAGGAGCGTTTCGGGCGCGACGCCGGGGCCGGAAACGTGCCCAAGGTGGGGTTCCTGCGTTCCCCCCTGGACGGCTACGTCCTGTGGATCAACTCCGAGGCCCGCAATGGAGCGCACCTGGACCGCGAAACCTCCGTCTTCCAGGTCGGTTCCCTCGACCCCATGATCATCCGGGCCCAGGTGCATGAAATCGAGGTCAGCAAGATCGTCGAGGGCGACGCCGCCACCGTGGTCTTCGACGCCATCCCCGGCCGCGAATTCGCCGCCACGGTCAGCCGCATCCCCTGGACGCCGCTTCCGGCCAATCTGCAGCAGCCGTCCTATTACGAGATCGAACTGACCATCCCCAACCCCGACCATTCCTTGCGCGAGGGCCTCAAGGGCCAGGTCACGGTGGTCCCGAGCAAATAA
- a CDS encoding periplasmic heavy metal sensor: protein MNARIFKMALMTALLVLAASLPAMARGHGGPGGPGGPGGCPGVMDQLTPEQQAAYQKLVQEHVAKIAPIRAALQVKKAELNVATLDPKADQAKIAGLAKEIGTIKGQMAEEGATFRVKLIKEFGPLAMGGCGGPGMGGGRGPGMGRGPGNGPGCGGM, encoded by the coding sequence ATGAACGCACGCATTTTCAAGATGGCCCTTATGACGGCACTGCTTGTGTTGGCCGCGTCCCTTCCGGCCATGGCCAGAGGTCACGGCGGGCCTGGAGGCCCTGGCGGACCCGGGGGCTGCCCCGGGGTCATGGACCAGCTTACCCCTGAACAGCAGGCCGCCTACCAGAAGCTCGTCCAGGAGCATGTGGCCAAGATCGCACCCATCCGGGCCGCGCTCCAGGTCAAAAAGGCCGAGCTTAATGTCGCGACCCTCGATCCCAAGGCCGACCAGGCCAAGATCGCCGGACTGGCCAAGGAGATCGGGACGATCAAGGGACAGATGGCCGAGGAAGGCGCAACCTTCCGGGTCAAGCTGATCAAGGAATTCGGTCCGCTGGCCATGGGCGGCTGCGGTGGTCCCGGCATGGGTGGCGGTCGTGGCCCCGGCATGGGGCGCGGACCCGGAAACGGACCCGGCTGCGGCGGAATGTAG
- a CDS encoding tetratricopeptide repeat protein — MARKKKSSAPRLDPVVAGIFLLAAMAVGFYLGTLYQGSRQATAPSPSAAAPQAAANQKPDLDPRIAAAEAKTKTDSKNPEAWSDLGNLYFDADQPAKAVAAYEKSLELKPGNPDVLTDMGVMYRHLNLPLRAVESFDAALAKNPVHVIAVFNKAIVLLHDLGKPDEALKTLQALKAKKPDAILPGGRKIDDLIQEFGGAPKTMPAFNR; from the coding sequence ATGGCCCGTAAAAAGAAATCGTCCGCCCCCCGCCTGGACCCCGTGGTCGCAGGCATCTTCCTTTTGGCTGCCATGGCCGTGGGCTTCTACCTGGGCACCCTGTACCAGGGCTCCCGGCAGGCGACCGCCCCCTCTCCCTCCGCCGCCGCCCCCCAGGCCGCCGCGAATCAGAAACCCGACTTGGACCCGCGCATCGCCGCCGCCGAGGCCAAGACCAAGACCGACTCCAAAAATCCCGAGGCCTGGAGCGACCTGGGCAACCTCTACTTCGACGCCGACCAGCCCGCCAAGGCCGTGGCCGCCTACGAAAAATCTCTGGAACTCAAGCCCGGCAACCCCGACGTGCTCACGGACATGGGGGTCATGTATCGCCACCTGAACCTGCCGCTTCGCGCCGTGGAGAGCTTCGACGCCGCCCTGGCCAAAAATCCGGTCCACGTCATCGCCGTCTTCAACAAGGCCATTGTCTTGTTGCACGACCTGGGCAAGCCCGATGAGGCCTTAAAGACCCTGCAGGCCCTCAAGGCCAAAAAGCCCGACGCCATCCTCCCCGGCGGCCGGAAGATCGATGACCTTATCCAGGAATTCGGCGGCGCGCCCAAAACCATGCCCGCCTTCAACCGCTAA
- a CDS encoding terminase small subunit, translating to MGLVPCIRDQAAGLTARQERFVQEYLVDLNATRAAERAGYSPKAAPSTGARLKNQPRVKARIETAMAERLERTRIRQDRVVMELARLAFSDICEFADWDEGGVRIRDSAGMGPGQSACIAEIVETPGKDGRKLRVKLHGKTRALEVLCRHLGLFEKVPRQAEGAVIRVVTRIPEPDWDGGEPPGAGAPPRDPGFAPSGAVPLREDA from the coding sequence GTGGGACTTGTACCTTGCATCAGGGACCAGGCGGCCGGGCTCACCGCCCGGCAGGAGCGTTTCGTCCAGGAATACCTTGTGGACTTGAACGCCACCCGGGCCGCAGAACGGGCCGGATACAGCCCCAAGGCCGCCCCGTCCACCGGGGCGCGCCTGAAAAACCAGCCCCGGGTCAAGGCCCGCATCGAGACGGCCATGGCCGAACGCCTCGAGCGCACCAGGATACGGCAGGACCGGGTGGTCATGGAGCTGGCCCGGCTGGCCTTCTCGGACATCTGCGAATTTGCGGACTGGGACGAGGGCGGCGTGCGCATCCGGGACTCGGCGGGCATGGGCCCGGGCCAGTCGGCCTGCATTGCCGAGATCGTGGAGACGCCCGGCAAGGATGGCCGCAAACTGCGCGTGAAACTGCACGGCAAGACCCGGGCCCTTGAGGTGTTGTGCCGCCACCTGGGACTTTTCGAGAAGGTTCCGCGTCAGGCGGAAGGGGCGGTGATCCGGGTGGTCACCCGCATTCCCGAGCCGGATTGGGACGGAGGGGAACCGCCCGGGGCGGGGGCTCCTCCCCGCGATCCCGGCTTCGCCCCGTCTGGTGCGGTCCCCCTCCGGGAGGATGCGTAG
- a CDS encoding TolC family protein, with product MLLALVSALAAFQPESAQAADPAGRYTKDKTKPATPAQPAAPAKTGTDEAARKTNITEAATPLRSPANFDECVRVALAQSPLLVKSSIDIETKRLDLGDAYSNYIPTLSINTTYYFNRPSSSGRKEPYTLSFSTGIWNPVMTIFEVQARKDMINIAVLSHLQIISEGLKRVGYNFLQLGMMEEQTAIVKEKSEMADQLLEYAQTRSSLGQGTDLDVRIAESKITLVKAEADKLRNTKLMVMDDLKFILGVPFIQKVDLDLGNARSQVVAGFDPYSVTGEVLRENAYELKIQEYNKALQRKNITVSYIKFIPTFNFGFQSVDALSDTASQTGLPLYPYVTATLPLDWWTKSRDVNRQYKKLGQIESEARAKEFKLVSEFQRTMASLATADADVRYAVARRDLAQLKLQQTQFRFETGQTEFDSIVAAMDEYLAAKQEVLLKELSKSQALLDLRFLSGHLQKAYINTSVQENM from the coding sequence TTGCTCCTTGCGCTCGTGTCCGCCCTGGCGGCCTTTCAGCCGGAGTCGGCCCAGGCCGCCGACCCAGCCGGACGCTACACCAAGGACAAAACCAAACCGGCCACCCCGGCCCAACCCGCCGCTCCTGCCAAAACCGGCACGGACGAAGCGGCCCGGAAAACCAACATCACCGAGGCGGCGACCCCCTTGCGTTCGCCGGCCAATTTCGACGAGTGCGTCCGTGTGGCCCTGGCCCAGTCCCCGCTTCTGGTAAAAAGTTCCATCGATATCGAGACCAAGCGGCTCGACCTGGGCGACGCCTATTCGAATTACATCCCCACGCTGAGCATCAACACCACATACTATTTCAACCGTCCCTCCTCATCCGGCCGTAAAGAGCCCTACACGTTAAGTTTCTCCACGGGCATCTGGAACCCGGTCATGACCATCTTCGAGGTCCAGGCCCGCAAGGACATGATCAACATTGCGGTGCTGAGCCATTTGCAGATCATCTCGGAGGGGCTCAAGCGCGTCGGGTATAATTTTCTCCAGCTCGGCATGATGGAAGAACAGACGGCCATCGTCAAAGAAAAGTCGGAGATGGCCGACCAGCTCCTGGAATACGCCCAGACCCGCTCCTCCCTCGGGCAGGGCACGGACCTCGACGTGCGCATCGCCGAATCCAAGATCACCCTGGTCAAGGCCGAGGCCGACAAGCTGCGCAACACCAAACTCATGGTCATGGACGACCTGAAATTCATCCTGGGCGTGCCCTTTATCCAAAAAGTCGATCTCGACCTGGGAAACGCCCGGTCGCAGGTGGTGGCCGGTTTCGACCCCTATTCGGTCACCGGCGAGGTGCTGCGGGAGAACGCCTACGAGCTCAAGATCCAGGAATACAACAAGGCGCTGCAACGCAAAAACATCACCGTCTCCTATATCAAATTCATCCCCACGTTTAATTTCGGCTTCCAGTCCGTGGACGCCCTAAGCGATACAGCCAGCCAGACCGGGCTGCCCCTGTATCCCTACGTGACCGCCACCCTGCCTCTGGATTGGTGGACCAAAAGCCGCGACGTCAACCGCCAGTACAAAAAGCTGGGGCAGATCGAATCCGAGGCCCGGGCCAAGGAATTCAAGCTGGTCAGCGAGTTCCAGCGGACCATGGCCAGCCTGGCCACCGCCGATGCCGACGTTCGCTACGCCGTGGCCCGCCGCGACCTGGCCCAGCTCAAGCTGCAGCAGACCCAGTTCCGTTTCGAGACCGGCCAGACCGAATTCGACTCCATCGTCGCGGCCATGGACGAATACCTCGCCGCCAAGCAGGAGGTGCTGCTTAAGGAGCTTTCCAAGAGCCAGGCCCTTCTCGACCTGCGCTTCTTGTCCGGCCACCTCCAGAAGGCGTACATCAACACCTCCGTACAGGAGAACATGTAA
- a CDS encoding ABC transporter ATP-binding protein: protein MMEPRVDSGLSEGDARLYGLVRQAVREELGGPCACGLDQEKCREIGALAAMVHEAGLESIRENHRFVAEMRAGVRHVKMTAVSAVVCGVLTVIGAGIFLWLRSMGGK, encoded by the coding sequence ATGATGGAGCCGCGTGTCGATTCCGGGCTGTCCGAGGGTGATGCGCGGTTGTACGGCCTTGTCCGGCAGGCCGTGCGCGAGGAGCTCGGCGGGCCGTGCGCCTGCGGGCTGGACCAGGAGAAATGCCGGGAGATCGGGGCCCTGGCGGCCATGGTCCATGAGGCGGGCCTGGAGTCCATCCGGGAGAACCACCGTTTCGTGGCCGAGATGCGGGCCGGGGTGCGCCATGTGAAAATGACCGCCGTCAGCGCCGTGGTCTGCGGCGTGCTTACGGTCATCGGCGCGGGAATCTTTTTATGGCTGAGAAGCATGGGAGGAAAATGA
- a CDS encoding terminase large subunit domain-containing protein → MSRRMSGDARRGLPEADAARIVEAEVDYRPQPKQALLHRVRANEILFGGAAGPGKSHALRFEGLAWCLRIAGLQAYLFRRTTPELEKNHILPSMAQFPGTLGRYVSARRAWEFRNGSRLFFCSCQSDRDVFRYQGTEIHLLMVDELTALTEFQYDYLRGRVRCSLSIPERYRCRIPGVVCASNPGGVGHGFVKSRWVDFAPPYVPRRAPKDQGGMMRCHIPARLSDNAILVRRDPDYVHRLDALPEPLRSAYKDGRWDVFFGQAFAFSRSLHVVAPRPVPDEAPLYMSFDWGYGAPFSVGWWWVDADGRLYRFAEWYGFTGTPGQGLRMTDPLIAQGIRDREHRLGVAARTIIRLAGPDCFAKKPDYRGGGQGPSTAEEFARHGVFLAPGDPSRRLKIRQFHERLRPRGDMPPMLQVYDTCEQFLRTIPLLVADRHNVEDIDTTGEDHIYDEACHVCMARPLALCAARPETESGRIIETLLAPAGDGREDNPPEDAEEP, encoded by the coding sequence ATGTCCCGTCGTATGAGCGGCGACGCCAGGCGCGGCCTGCCGGAGGCGGACGCGGCCCGGATCGTGGAGGCTGAGGTGGATTACCGGCCCCAGCCCAAGCAGGCCCTTCTGCACCGGGTGCGGGCCAACGAGATTTTGTTTGGCGGCGCGGCAGGGCCGGGCAAGAGCCATGCCCTGCGGTTCGAGGGGCTGGCCTGGTGTCTGCGCATTGCCGGGCTCCAGGCCTACCTGTTTCGGCGCACCACGCCGGAACTTGAAAAAAACCATATCCTTCCCTCCATGGCGCAGTTCCCCGGCACGCTCGGGCGGTACGTCTCCGCCCGGCGGGCCTGGGAATTTCGCAACGGATCGCGCCTTTTTTTCTGTTCCTGCCAATCGGACCGGGACGTCTTCCGCTACCAGGGGACGGAGATCCATCTGCTTATGGTGGATGAACTCACCGCCCTGACGGAATTCCAATACGACTACCTGCGCGGCCGGGTGCGTTGCTCCCTGTCCATCCCGGAACGCTACCGTTGCCGCATCCCGGGGGTGGTGTGCGCCTCCAACCCCGGCGGCGTGGGGCACGGCTTCGTCAAGTCCCGCTGGGTGGACTTCGCCCCGCCGTATGTCCCCAGGCGGGCCCCGAAAGACCAGGGCGGCATGATGCGCTGCCACATCCCGGCCAGGCTTTCGGACAACGCCATCCTGGTCCGGCGCGACCCGGACTACGTCCACCGCCTGGACGCCCTGCCCGAGCCCCTGCGCAGCGCCTACAAGGACGGCCGCTGGGACGTTTTTTTCGGCCAGGCCTTCGCCTTTTCCCGCTCCCTGCATGTGGTCGCGCCGCGCCCGGTGCCGGACGAGGCCCCGCTGTACATGAGCTTCGACTGGGGCTACGGCGCGCCGTTTTCCGTGGGCTGGTGGTGGGTGGACGCCGACGGCAGGCTCTATCGCTTCGCCGAATGGTACGGCTTCACCGGAACTCCGGGCCAGGGGCTGCGCATGACCGACCCCCTCATCGCCCAGGGCATCCGCGACCGCGAACACCGCCTGGGCGTCGCCGCCCGCACGATCATCCGCCTGGCCGGGCCGGACTGTTTCGCCAAAAAGCCCGATTACCGGGGCGGCGGCCAGGGCCCCAGCACGGCTGAGGAGTTCGCCCGGCACGGGGTGTTTTTGGCCCCCGGCGATCCCTCGCGCAGGCTCAAGATCCGGCAGTTTCACGAACGCCTGCGGCCGCGCGGCGACATGCCCCCCATGCTCCAGGTCTACGACACCTGCGAACAGTTCCTGCGCACCATCCCGCTGTTGGTGGCCGACCGGCACAACGTGGAGGACATCGACACCACCGGCGAGGACCACATCTACGACGAGGCCTGCCACGTCTGCATGGCCCGGCCCCTGGCCCTGTGCGCGGCACGGCCCGAGACCGAATCCGGACGCATCATCGAAACCCTCCTGGCCCCGGCAGGCGATGGCCGGGAGGACAATCCCCCCGAGGACGCGGAGGAGCCATGA